A genome region from Anopheles stephensi strain Indian chromosome 2, UCI_ANSTEP_V1.0, whole genome shotgun sequence includes the following:
- the LOC118503770 gene encoding aldo-keto reductase family 1 member B1-like, with protein sequence MACTVVPNAIFKNGNSIPMIGLGTWNSPPGQVAQAVKDAIDVGYRHIDCAHVYQNEHEVGEGIEAKIAEGVVKREDLFVTSKLWNTFHRPDLVEGACKTTLTNLKLDYLDLYLIHWPVGYQEGSELFPMGPDGKTFIFSDADYVDTWTEMEKLVDAGLVRNIGLSNFNAKQVQRVLDIARIAPVTNQIECHPYLHQSKITSFCAANGIIVTAYSPLGSPARPWVKADDPVLMDDAAVGELAKKYGKTTAQILIRYQIQLGHVVIPKSVTKERIASNFDVFSFQLDDADMKVLAGLERNGRICPESSAFGHPHHPFEKEE encoded by the exons ATGGCTTGTACCGTGGTTCCGAATGCCATTTTTAAGAACGGCAACAGCATCCCCATGATCGGACTGGGCACCTGGAAC TCTCCCCCGGGACAGGTTGCGCAGGCCGTAAAGGATGCCATTGACGTCGGGTACCGGCACATCGACTGTGCTCATGTGTACCAAAACGAGCATGAGGTTGGCGAAGGAATTGAGGCTAAAATTGCTGAAGGTGTCGTCAAGCG AGAGGATCTCTTCGTGACCAGCAAACTGTGGAACACCTTCCACCGGCCGGATCTGGTTGAGGGTGCCTGTAAGACGACGCTGACGAACCTCAAACTCGATTATCTCGATCTGTACCTGATTCACTGGCCGGTGGGCTATCAGGAAGGGTCGGAGCTGTTCCCGATGGGACCGGATGGTAAGACGTTCATATTTTCGGATGCCGATTACGTGGATACGTGGACCGAAATGGAGAAACTCGTCGATGCCGGGCTGGTGCGCAATATTGGGCTTTCCAACTTTAACGCCAAACAGGTTCAGCGTGTGCTCGACATTGCACGGATCGCCCCGGTAACGAATCAAATCGAGTGCCACCCTTATCTACACCAGTCCAAGATTACTTCGTTCTGTGCCGCGAACGGGATCATCGTGACGGCGTACAGTCCGCTCGGATCACCAGCTCGACCCTGGGTGAAAGCAGACGATCCGGTACTGATGGATGATGCTGCGGTTGGCGAGCTGGCCAAAAAGTATGGCAAAACTACGGCGCAAATTTTGATCCGCTACCAGATCCAGCTGGGACACGTCGTTATTCCGAAATCGGTTACGAAGGAGCGAATTGCATCGAATTTTGACGTTTTTAGCTTCCAGCTGGATGATGCAGATATGAAAGTGTTGGCCGGATTGGAAAGGAATGGACGCATCTGTCCGGAATCGAGCGCCTTTGGACATCCGCATCATCCGtttgagaaggaagaatag
- the LOC118503769 gene encoding 1,5-anhydro-D-fructose reductase-like, which translates to MAPQVPSVRLNNGLDMPVLGLGTYMATEEEGVAAVKMAIDEGYRHIDTAYFYQNESQVGQAVRAKIAEGVIKREDVFIVTKVWNTFHAPEHVEQACQKSLDNLGLDYIDLYLIHWPTGWKFSGWTPDGFLPMNANGKTIDSDVDYLDTWKAMEKLARSGKVKSIGVSNFNSEQLTRLLANCEIKPVTNQVECNPGINQRKLIEFCRKHDIVITAYSPLGRPNLTDPVVGTQDIPKHALDDPRVLAIGKKYGKSAGQVVLRYLVELGTLPIPKSSKLERIRQNIDIFDFKLTEDEIKVMDGFNTGGRTVPFNFSSEHKYFPFNLEY; encoded by the exons ATGGCACCGCAAGTCCCATCTGTTCGGCTCAACAATGGCCTTGATATGCCCGTCCTAGGGCTTGGCACGTACATG GCGACGGAAGAAGAGGGAGTGGCAGCGGTAAAGATGGCCATAGACGAGGGTTATCGCCATATCGATACGGCGTACTTCTATCAAAACGAAAGCCAGGTTGGGCAGGCGGTACGGGCAAAAATCGCGGAAGGCGTCATCAAGCGGGAAGATGTGTTCATCGTAACGAAG GTGTGGAACACATTTCACGCACCGGAGCATGTGGAGCAAGCGTGCCAAAAGTCGCTCGATAATCTTGGCCTAGATTACATCGATCTGTACCTTATCCATTGGCCAACTGGGTGGAAGTTTTCGGGCTGGACACCGGACGGTTTTCTGCCGATGAATGCGAACGGCAAAACGATCGATTCCGATGTCGACTATCTCGACACGTGGAAGGCGATGGAAAAGTTGGCCAGGTCGGGCAAGGTGAAGAGCATCGGTGTATCAAATTTCAACAGCGAGCAGCTGACGCGTCTGCTAGCTAATTGCGAAATTAAACCGGTAACCAATCAGGTCGAGTGCAATCCTGGCATTAACCAACGGAAGTTGATCGAATTCTGCCGCAAGCATGACATCGTCATCACGGCGTACAGTCCACTGGGACGGCCGAATTTGACCGATCCGGTTGTCGGTACCCAGGACATACCGAAACACGCGCTGGACGATCCGCGTGTGCTGGCCATTGGCAAGAAGTATGGCAAGAGTGCCGGGCAGGTTGTGCTACGCTATTTGGTCGAGCTTGGTACGCTGCCGATTCCGAAATCGTCCAAGCTGGAGCGCATCCGGCAGAACATTGACATTTTCGACTTCAAGCTGACCGAGGACGAGATAAAGGTGATGGACGGATTCAATACCGGTGGCCGCACGGTACCGTTCAATTTCAGCAGCGAGCATAAGTACTTCCCGTTCAACCTGGAGTACTGA
- the LOC118503778 gene encoding aldo-keto reductase family 1 member B1-like: protein MASKVPFVTLNNGQKIPMLGLGTWGSPPGEVAQAVKDAIDIGYRHIDCAHVYQNEHEVGEGVKAKIDEGVVKREDLFITSKLWNTFHRPDLVEGACRTTLKNLGLEYIDLYLIHWPMGYREGAELFPQDANGKTAYSDVDYVDTYKAMEKLVGLGLVKSIGISNCNSKQVERVLAAATIKPVTNQVECHPYLTQSKLSPFCAERGLVITAYSPLGSPNRPWAKPDDPQLMEDPKIVELAKKYSKTPAQILIRYQIQRGHVVIPKSVTKSRIASNFDVFDFELTKDDVALIDTFDCNGRLVPITSAAGHPHHPFENDEF from the exons ATGGCATCGAAGGTTCCATTTGTGACGCTTAACAACGGGCAGAAGATTCCCATGCTCGGGCTGGGAACCTGGGGC tCCCCTCCCGGCGAGGTTGCCCAGGCCGTGAAGGATGCGATCGATATCGGGTACCGCCATATCGATTGTGCCCACGTTTACCAGAACGAGCACGAGGTGGGCGAAGGGGTGAAGGCCAAAATCGACGAAGGAGTCGTGAAGCGTGAGGATCTCTTCATTACCAGCAAGCTGTGGAACACCTTCCACCGGCCCGATCTGGTCGAAGGTGCTTGCCGTACGACGCTCAAGAACCTCGGGCTGGAGTACATCGATCTGTACCTGATTCACTGGCCGATGGGTTACCGTGAGGGGGCGGAACTGTTCCCGCAGGACGCGAACGGCAAAACCGCTTACTCGGACGTGGATTACGTCGATACGTACAAAGCGATGGAAAAGCTGGTCGGACTCGGACTGGTGAAAAGCATCGGCATTTCCAACTGCAATTCGAAGCAGGTGGAGCGTGTCCTGGCAGCGGCCACCATTAAGCCGGTTACCAACCAGGTCGAATGCCATCCGTACCTGACGCAAAGCAAACTGTCCCCGTTCTGTGCCGAGCGTGGGCTGGTGATTACTGCGTACAGCCCGCTCGGTTCGCCGAACCGTCCCTGGGCCAAGCCGGACGATCCGCAGTTGATGGAGGATCCGAAGATTGTCGAGCTGGCGAAGAAGTACAGCAAAACGCCGGCACAGATCCTTATCCGCTATCAGATTCAGCGCGGTCATGTGGTTATTCCGAAGTCGGTGACGAAATCGCGCATCGCGTCCAACTTTGATGTGTTCGATTTCGAGCTGACCAAGGACGATGTGGCGCTGATCGATACGTTCGACTGCAATGGACGGCTGGTACCGATCACGAG TGCTGCCGGACATCCGCATCATCCGTTCGAGAACGACGAGTTTTAA
- the LOC118503771 gene encoding aldo-keto reductase family 1 member B1-like — protein MVVTATLVTLNNGQKMPVLGLGTYNLLGQNCIDAVKTAIDAGYRHIDTASLYQNESEVGQAVREKIEDGTIKREDIFITTKLWNTSHEASQVREAFDTSLAKLGLEYVDLYLMHSPVGATVDANGATVLTEVDYVVTWNAMEKLLDTGRVRSLGVSNFNSEQLRRVIENGTIKPVTNQVECHVRLNQKKLIKYCNEREVVVTAYSPLVRPGTTFGAEEPTAPKHAFEDERVLAIGERYGKTPAQVLLRYLIEIGTVPIPKSGNPERIRQNLDIFDFRLTPEEVRSLDSLNTGQRLVKFEIAEAHPFYPFDAEF, from the exons ATGGTCGTAACCGCCACCCTTGTGACCCTCAATAATGGGCAAAAAATGCCAGTGCTTGGACTGGGCACCTACAAT CTGCTAGGACAGAACTGTATCGATGCGGTAAAGACAGCAATTGACGCGGGTTATCGGCACATCGATACCGCATCCCTGTACCAGAACGAGTCCGAAGTTGGCCAAGCAGTGCGGGAAAAGATTGAGGATGGTACGATTAAGCGCGAGGACATTTTCATTACTACGAAG CTCTGGAATACATCACACGAAGCGTCCCAGGTTCGGGAAGCGTTCGATACATCGCTGGCCAAACTAGGTCTAGAGTATGTGGACCTGTATCTTATGCATTCACCAGTTGGTGCTACGGTAGATGCGAATGGAGCAACCGTTCTGACCGAAGTCGACTATGTCGTCACCTGGAACGCCATGGAAAAGCTGCTCGATACTGGCCGCGTACGCAGTCTGGGAGTATCCAACTTCAACAGCGAACAGCTGCGCCGAGTCATCGAGAATGGTACGATCAAACCGGTGACCAATCAGGTCGAATGTCATGTACGGTTGAATCAGAAAAAGTTGATTAAATACTGCAACGAGCGTGAAGTCGTGGTAACCGCGTACAGTCCACTCGTTCGACCGGGTACTACCTTCGGAGCGGAAGAACCTACAGCTCCCAAACATGCGTTCGAAGATGAGCGGGTGTTAGCGATTGGCGAACGGTACGGTAAAACACCGGCACAGGTGCTTTTGCGCTATCTGATCGAAATCGGTACCGTGCCCATCCCGAAATCGGGCAACCCGGAACGCATTCGTCAGAATTTGGACATTTTCGACTTTCGGCTTACACCGGAAGAGGTACGGTCGCTGGATTCGCTCAACACTGGCCAGaggttggtaaagtttgaaATCGCCGAAGCACATCCATTCTATCCGTTCGATGCAGAATTTTAG
- the LOC118503768 gene encoding 1,5-anhydro-D-fructose reductase-like yields MEPEKERNQLFLYSIAMSKQVPTVRLCNGHEIPVLGYGTYLAQQGQCVELVKKAIDIGYRHIDTAFLYENEVEIGQAVRDKIGEGVIRREDIFVTTKLWNTFHDPQHVAEAFRRSYDMLDLSYIDLFLMHSPMGLRFAGYEYADMQPKDADGNMLFDETDYVETWKAMERLVASGKVRSIGLSNFNSEQIERILAVATVKPVVNQVEVNPGYDQRKLIAFCKERGIVVTAYGPMGRPHRTTYGNRNALGDPKVVEIGQKYGKTGGQVILRYLIDIGTIPIPYSTNDERMRQNIDVCDFKLTEEEIEYLASFHSARTIPFLPLKSHKYYPFNIEF; encoded by the exons ATGGAACCCGAGAAGGAACGAAATCAGCTGTTTCTGTACTCAATCGCAATGTCAAAACAAGTGCCGACGGTTCGTCTTTGCAATGGACACGAAATTCCGGTCCTCGGTTATGGGACATACTTG GCCCAACAAGGACAGTGTGTGGAGCTGGTGAAGAAAGCAATCGACATCGGGTACCGGCACATCGATACCGCTTTCCTGTACGAAAATGAGGTCGAAATTGGACAAGCCGTACGGGATAAGATCGGCGAAGGAGTTATCCGGCGTGAGGACATATTCGTAACGACCAAACTGTGGAACACTTTTCATGATCCACAGCACGTTGCGGAAGCGTTCCGGCGATCGTACGATATGCTCGACCTTAGCTACATCGATCTGTTTCTGATGCATTCGCCGATGGGTTTACGCTTTGCCGGGTACGAGTACGCGGACATGCAACCGAAAGATGCCGACGGAAACATGCTGTTCGACGAGACAGACTATGTGGAGACGTGGAAAGCGATGGAAAGGCTGGTCGCTTCCGGGAAGGTGCGCAGTATTGGGCTGTCCAATTTTAACAGCGAACAAATCGAGCGTATTCTTGCGGTAGCTACAGTGAAACCGGTAGTTAATCAGGTGGAAGTAAATCCGGGATACGATCAGCGCAAGTTGATTGCGTTCTGTAAGGAGCGTGGCATAGTCGTGACGGCGTACGGACCGATGGGAAGACCGCATCGGACGACGTACGGTAATCGTAACGCGCTGGGCGATCCAAAGGTGGTGGAAATAGGGCAAAAGTATGGTAAAACTGGCGGGCAGGTTATTCTTCGATATCTG ATCGATATCGGAACCATTCCGATCCCGTACTCAACCAACGATGAACGCATGCGGCAAAATATCGATGTGTGCGATTTTAAATTGACCGAGGAGGAGATTGAATATCTGGCCTCGTTTCACTCGGCCCGTACGATTCCATTTTTGCCACTAAAGTCCCACAAGTACTATCCGTTCAATATCGAATTTTAA
- the LOC118503772 gene encoding peroxiredoxin 1: protein MPVPELQKPAPAFKGTAVVGDQFKEISLSDYKGKYVVLFFYPMDFTFVCPTEIVAFSDRAEEFRSKKCEVIACSTDSHYTHLAWINVPRKNGGVGTLQIPLLADKSMKIARDYGVLHEESGVPFRGLFIIDDKGVLRQVTVNDLPVGRSVDETLRLVEAFQYTDTYGEVCPANWKPGSKTMVADPSKSKEYFNAVN from the coding sequence atgccAGTTCCGGAGCTCCAGAAACCAGCGCCCGCCTTCAAGGGAACCGCCGTCGTGGGCGATCAGTTCAAAGAGATCAGCCTGTCCGACTACAAGGGCAAGTACGTGGTGCTGTTCTTCTATCCGATGGACTTTACCTTCGTCTGCCCGACCGAAATCGTCGCCTTCTCGGACCGTGCGGAAGAGTTCCGTTCGAAAAAGTGCGAAGTGATCGCCTGCTCCACCGACAGCCACTACACTCATCTCGCGTGGATCAATGTACCGCGCAAGAATGGTGGGGTGGGCACGCTGCAGATTCCACTGCTCGCCGACAAGTCGATGAAGATTGCCCGTGATTACGGTGTACTGCACGAAGAGTCGGGCGTCCCATTCCGTGGACTGTTCATCATCGACGATAAGGGCGTTCTGCGTCAGGTCACGGTGAACGATCTGCCGGTCGGTCGTAGCGTTGACGAGACGCTGCGCCTGGTGGAAGCGTTCCAGTACACCGACACGTACGGCGAGGTGTGCCCGGCCAACTGGAAACCAGGCAGCAAGACGATGGTGGCCGATCCGAGCAAATCGAAGGAATACTTCAATGCTGTTAACTAA